A stretch of DNA from Tautonia rosea:
GAATCTCGTGCTCTCCTCGGCGTCGAGAAACCTCGATCGGTTCCCGGTCAGTTTGCCCGGTCAGCTCGCGCTCATCCGGCAGTTTCTCGGCGTTCGGGAGAAGACCGATCAGGAGGTCCGCCGCTCGCTTGATTATTACCTGACCGAGCCGGCCATCGAGCGCCTTGATGCCGTAAGACGCGCGCAGGCCGCTATGCTTCGAGATGGTCAGTGCGGTGCGTTCATCGAGGTAGACGAGGGGACAGAGGTGGCCTCGGCGCTCGATCTGGCTGAGGAACTGGGACGCTGCGTGGCCCTGGTTGGGCCTGGTGCCCTTGAGGATCAGGCCGATCGGATTGCTCGACTGGCGAGCGAAGGGCCGGGTCTGGTGCTGATCGTGCGGCCGATTCCTCCCGGCCCGGAGCAGTTGCGACGTTGGGCGAGCGTTCGCAAGGCGGTGGAGGCTGGGGCCGGGCTCGCCTTCTCGGCCGAGAGTCCGGAGGAGCTTCGCCTGCTGGCCGCCTCGGCCGTGGCCGCTGGTCTGTCGAGAGACGCTGTGCTTCGTGCCCTCGTGGTTACTGATCCGACGGCGCTCGACCAACCCGGTTCGTGCTGGGACGAGGGCAGTCCGGCCGATTTCGTGATCTGGGATGACTCGCCGGTCGACCTGTCAAGCCGTCCAATGATGGTTGTGGTCGATGGGCGGATCGCTCCATGACACGATGAAGAAAAACCATGTTTGATCGTCTTCAACACATTCGGGCAGGCCAACGCCTGCATCGTCGGACGACAGGCCAGAGCCTGCCCTACCCCGAGTCGAGCCGCACCATGAGCCGATCGCCTCGCAAGAGTATTCTTCGAACACGGGTCGTCACGGTCCTGATGCTGGTACTCGTCCCGGTCCTCTCAACGTCTGCGGATGGTGCGGAGGGAGCCATTCTTATCCGGGCGGGCACGGTGGTGACCGTCGAGGGAGACACCTTCGAGCCCGGCGCGGTGCTCGTCTCGGACGGGGTGATTGCTGCGGTCGGGGCGTCGCTTGAGGCTCCCGAAGGAGCCGAGGTCGTCGATCTGGGAGCTGGCACGACCCTCCTTCCCGGCTTCGTGGATGTGGATTTGCCGGGAGGAGTGACCGGGCCTTCGGTTGAGGTGACTCGGGAGATTACGCCGAGATTCAACCCCCTGCCGGCGATCGACTGGTCGTCGCGATCGTTCGTCGAAGCCCTGGCCGGCGGCACGACCGCGGGGGCCTTGATTCCGTTGAGCGAGAACGTCGTGCCGGGAATGGCTCCGGTGATCAAGACGGCCGGCTCGGCTCGGGTCGTCGAGGCCGAGGCAGGGCTGGTGATGACGGTTGCCTCCGATCCGGCCTCGCGGAACCGATCGCGGACCCGGCCCGACTCGATTTACGTTCGTCAGCCGACGAACCGGATGGGGGTGGTCGCCATGCTTCGCGAAGCCCTGAACCGGGCTTCCCGAGGCGCTGACCCCGACCCGGACACGACGTTGCCGATTGAGGCCGACCCATACGAACCGCTTCGCGAGGTGATCCGCGGTCGGCGACCGGTGCTGGCGATCAGTCGCACAGATTATGACATCTTGACGGCACTTCGCCTGGCTGGTGAGTTTGGTTTCGCACCGACGATTCTCGGCGGGCACGAAGCCTACAAGGTGGCCGAGCCACTGGCGGCGAGTGGTGTGCCGGTGGTGCTCGGCCCGCTGCGGATCAATGGAGCGTATGGCCCCGAGCGGACCGAGCTGGCCTGGAATACGGCCGGAGTCCTGCACGATGCCGGAGTGGCGGTGGCCCTGTCCGGGGGCGATCTGCTGGAGCAGGCCCGGTTCGCCTCGCGGTTCGGCTTGCCGAAGGACGAGGCCCTGAAGGCGATCACGATCGAGCCGGCAAAGGTGCTCGGCGTCGACGATCGCCTCGGGTCGATCGCGGTGGGAAAGGCGGCCGATCTTGTCGCTCTGGAGGGCGACCCTTTGGAATTCACGACCCCCGTGCGCTGGGTG
This window harbors:
- a CDS encoding amidohydrolase family protein; its protein translation is MSRSPRKSILRTRVVTVLMLVLVPVLSTSADGAEGAILIRAGTVVTVEGDTFEPGAVLVSDGVIAAVGASLEAPEGAEVVDLGAGTTLLPGFVDVDLPGGVTGPSVEVTREITPRFNPLPAIDWSSRSFVEALAGGTTAGALIPLSENVVPGMAPVIKTAGSARVVEAEAGLVMTVASDPASRNRSRTRPDSIYVRQPTNRMGVVAMLREALNRASRGADPDPDTTLPIEADPYEPLREVIRGRRPVLAISRTDYDILTALRLAGEFGFAPTILGGHEAYKVAEPLAASGVPVVLGPLRINGAYGPERTELAWNTAGVLHDAGVAVALSGGDLLEQARFASRFGLPKDEALKAITIEPAKVLGVDDRLGSIAVGKAADLVALEGDPLEFTTPVRWVMVDGVVHFPRPEPSQED